In one window of Rhizobium sp. ACO-34A DNA:
- a CDS encoding class II glutamine amidotransferase, translating into MCRWAAYRGEAIYLEELVTSPAHSLIEQSHCATRAKTATNADGFGLAWYGDRPEPGRFRDVLPAWSDCNLKSLARQIRSSLFLAHVRAATHGATRRDNCHPFVNGSWTFMHNGQIDHFDRLRRPMETMLDDEHFHARSGTTDSELLFLLALQFGLRERPLAAAAEAVGFVEQMSRHLTGTARVRFTAAFSDGRTLYAVRYATDAQAPTLYAAPMGGKGGYCLVSEPLNDETDTWVEIPDGSAVILSEDGLDAVAFAPSPTAVPASAQAAE; encoded by the coding sequence ATGTGTCGCTGGGCAGCCTACCGTGGAGAAGCCATCTATCTCGAAGAGCTGGTCACCTCTCCCGCCCATTCCCTGATCGAACAGTCCCATTGCGCCACGCGCGCCAAGACGGCAACCAATGCCGATGGCTTCGGCCTTGCCTGGTATGGCGACCGGCCCGAGCCGGGCCGCTTTCGCGACGTATTGCCCGCATGGTCCGACTGTAACCTGAAGAGCCTCGCCCGCCAGATCCGCTCGTCGCTGTTCCTCGCCCATGTGCGCGCGGCGACCCATGGCGCCACCCGCCGCGACAACTGCCATCCCTTCGTCAACGGCAGCTGGACCTTCATGCATAACGGCCAGATCGATCATTTCGACCGGCTGCGACGTCCCATGGAAACCATGCTCGACGACGAGCATTTCCATGCCCGTTCGGGGACCACCGATTCCGAACTTCTGTTCCTGCTTGCCCTGCAATTCGGTCTGCGCGAACGCCCGCTGGCGGCGGCGGCCGAAGCGGTGGGTTTCGTCGAGCAGATGAGCCGGCACCTCACCGGCACGGCAAGGGTGCGTTTCACCGCAGCCTTCTCCGACGGCCGCACCCTTTATGCCGTGCGCTACGCCACCGACGCCCAAGCCCCCACGCTTTATGCAGCCCCGATGGGCGGCAAGGGCGGCTACTGTCTCGTGTCCGAACCGCTGAACGACGAGACCGATACGTGGGTGGAAATCCCTGACGGCAGCGCCGTGATCCTGAGCGAGGACGGGCTGGATGCCGTGGCCTTCGCGCCGAGCCCGACCGCCGTCCCGGCCAGCGCACAGGCTGCCGAGTAA